GCAATTACAAAATCAGGCTCGGCAAGTGGAGGTTCGTCATCAGGTTCTGGCTCTTCAAGTGGTGGTTCTTCTGGAGGAGGAGCTTCTTCTTCTGAAAGTCTTTCTATTTCTCAGTCAAAAACACAAAACGGTGTTGGAGCTTGCTCTAGGTTGAGAGAAATAACTTCTGTTAGTCAGATAAAAAATGCCATTCAAGTGTCTTCGGCTTCTGCACTAAAAGCGGCTTTGAATTCTGTTTCAAATGGCGGTGCAATTGTTCTTTCAAAGGGAACTTATTCATTTTCTGAAACACTAACTATTTCTTCTTCTAATAACGGCTCATCTTCTGCTATGAAGTATGTTATTGCAGCTCCTGGAACAACTGCGGATCAGGTTATTCTCGATTTTTCTGGACAAAGCCTTGCAGATTCAAACCGTGGAATTCAACTGTTTGGTGATTGGTGGCATTTTTATGGGATTACGATAAAAGGTGCTGGGGATAACGGAATGTATGTTTCTGGAAATAATAATATAGTAGAAAACTGTATTTTTGTTGAAAATCGTGACACAGGACTTCAGATTGCTCGAGAAAGTTCATCTCTTTCTAATATGAGCGATTGGCCTGCAAATAATCTTATTTTGAACTGTACTTCTTACGATAATGCAGATAAAACTGGAGAAAATGCAGACGGGTTTGCCTGCAAGTTAACCGCAGGAAACGGGAACGTATTTGATGGTTGTATTGCTTATTCAAATTCCGATGACGGTTGGGACTTATACGCAAAAGAAGTAACAGGGCCAATAGGTGTTGTTACTATAAAAAACTGTATAGCATTCAATAACGGAAAATTGACAACAGGTTCAACTTACGGAAATGGAGATATGAACGGATTTAAACTTGGTGGTTCAAATGGAAAAGTTCCTACAGCTCATATAGTTTCAAATTGTGTTGCATTTTCAAACGGGCATGATGGCTTTACAGACAATGGAAATGGTGGTCCTTTAAAACTTACAAATTGTACTTCCTACAATAACGAAAAAGTGAACTTTAATTTTGGGCGCACAAACAAGGGTGAATTTACAGGACTCGTTACCGCTTCTCCAAAAAATTCCGACAAATACGGAACATCTTCTGTTGCTTCAACGCTTTCTAAAACTCTGTATTTTACAAACGGCAAATATTATTGGCTTGCTTCTGCAACTGCAATAACAAACGGTAAAAAAGATGTTGGGACAGTTGTTGGCACACCAAGTTTTAAATCTACATCTCTGCCATCTGCAAATACAACTGTACATGCTTCCCTGCGCAATGCTGATGGAACGATAAAACTTGGAAATATCCTTGTTCCAAATGATTCTAACTATATAGGAGCTAGATTTTCAACTCAAGCGGCAACTTTAAAAGGTGTAAGTCTCTATACAAAATAAAATTTCTTGCAAAACTGTCAACATTGCTTGTCGGTCGCACATCCTTGTGCGACCGTGCGGCAGGGTCTACTTGTAGCCCCGCTGCCCGCCTGCGAGCTTACAGCAGCAAGGGATTGGAGTTTCAAGAAAACTTCCGTGTTTTCTTGAAACGGACAGTTTTTTTGCAAAAACTGTCAACATTTTGTTGTCGGTCGCACATCCTTGTGCGACCGTGCGGCAGGGATTGGAGTGGTGGCGAAGCCGTCGACCGCAGGAGCGTAGCGACGAGGACGATGAGCGTTAGCGAACCACGCAAAGCCCGGTTTTTGCGGAACTCAAGTGGAGCAAAAAGCCGCCCTGCAAATTCGCTATTTTGTTAAAGCGTAAAATCTGCTGTTTGAGCGGAGGTTGCCTTTATTAAGTCTTGTGGTGATATGACTATCTGCTCGCCGCGGATTCCTGCACTTATGTAGAGTTTGTCGCAGGAGAGAGCAGATTGGTCGATGAAGGTTTGAAAGTTTTTTTTCATTCCGAGTGGGGAGCAGCCGCCTCGTATGTAACCTGTGAGCGATAAGAGTTCGTCGCTTTTTACAGGTGCTATTTCTTTTGAATTTGTTAGTGTGCGCGCTTTTTTTAAATTTATTTCTTGGGCTGCGCTTTGGCAAAAGACAAAAATCTGCATGGATTCGTTTTTCATTACGATTGTCTTAAAACATTTTTCGATTTGAATGTTCAATTTTTGTGCGATGTTTTGTGCAGCTCCGCGTTCTAGTTCGTGTTCGCCGTCATCTTCGTAGGTAAGAACTTCATATTTTATTTTGAGTTTGTCTAAAATTCGCATTGCGTTTGTTTTTTTCATATCGTTGCCTTTATTTTACTGCAATATATAGTCGTTTGTAAAAAAAAATATTATCTTGTAAGCGTATATACTAAAAAGTTTGCCTTTGCAAACAGGGAGTAAAAATGGCTAAGGAAAAAACGCCGATAACACTTTTGTGCGGTTACTTAGGTGCTGGTAAGACGACCTTGTTGAATCAAGTTCTTTCAAATCAAAAAGGATATAAAGTTGCAGTTATTGTAAATGATATTGGTGAAGTGAATGTTGACGCAAGATTGATTGCCGAAGGGGCAAAAATTACTGATACTTCGGATATTGTTCCGCTTACAAATGGGTGTATCTGTTGTACTTTAAAATCTGACCTTTCAAAAAATATTGAAAATCTTATAAAGAGCAAAAAATACGACTATGTCATGATTGAAGCGTCTGGCGTTTGTGAACCTATGCCAATTGCTCAAGAAATTGAAACGATAAAAAATGGCGTTTTGGATAATGTTGTTGGCGTTGTTGATGCTGCGCGCCTTGTTGACGAATTTGCTGGTGGAAATAAGCTTTTAAACAAGGAAAAAATTGGTGAAGAGGACATTGAGTCGTTGCTGGTTCAGCAGATTGAATTCTGTTCGACTCTGGTTATCAACAAAAAAGATTTAGTTACAGAAGATGAATTCAAAAAGGTTAGAAAAGTTATAGAGACCTTGCATCCTGGAGTAAAAATCATTGAGACGGATCACGGCAAGGTTGATGTTGCAGAAATTCTTTCTACAGGTTCATTCGATTTTGAAAAAGTTTACGCTTCTGCTGGCTGGTGCAAAAAACTAGAAGAGGGCGATTTTGACGAAGACGATGAAGACGAGCATGAGCATGGTGAACACGACCACCACGATGATGAACACGGACATCATCATGAGCATGAGGGCGAGCATCATCACGAACATGATGGCCATGAAAGCGAACATGATGAACATCACGAACACGAAGACGAGCATGGACATCATCGCGCACATCACCACCATGAACACAAACACGAAGGCGACAGCGGTGCCGACGAAGATGAATACGGAATTGGAACTTTTATATATTACAGAAGGAAACCATTTGTAAGGCAGTTACTCGACGAGTTTGCTTCACGATGGCCAAAAAACATCATTCGATGCAAAGGTCTTATGTGGTTTGAAGATGAACCTGAAATGGCTTGGGTTTTTGAAACAAGCGGAAGGCAAATTCAGGCAGGTTATTCTGGACAGTGGATTGCCGTTGCACCAGAAAAAGAGCAAAAAGAAATCCTTGAGGCAAATCCCGACATTAAAAAAGAATGGGATAGCGAAGTTGGCGACAGGATGATAAAACTTTGCATAATAGGTCAAGACTTGGATAAAAAAGCGATAACTGCCGAATTAGACAAGTGCCTTGCAAAATAGAATAAGATGAATCGCATTGAGCAGGGATGAAGTTTTTTTCTGCTCAGTGGATTTTTTTTAGAAACTCCAGTTTTTGTAGAGAATCGATAGCGAAGCGCTTTGTTGAGCAAGACGAGGGAAATCACTATAATTTTTCTCTATGGAAACACGTAACATTTTTGAAAACATTTCTTGTATCGATCACAGATACTCTTTGTCGGAGGCCGAAGCTTTTTCTGGTCTTTCAAAATACATTTCTGAAGAAGCATCTGTTCGCTCTCATGCTTTGTGCGAGGCGGCTCTTGTAAAAGCACATTTAAAACTTCGCGGTAAATTGACAGCAGAAATCTCAAAAAAACTGGATGAAGTTGCCCAAAATATAGATCCAAAAGAAGTTTACGAAGAAGAAGAAAAGACAAAACATAATATTCGCGCACTTGTAAACGTGATGAAGACCAAAGTTGACGGAGACATTGGCCCTCTTATCCACTTGGGTGCGACTTCTGTTGATATTTTGGACACAGGCCTTTCCTGTAGGATGCGAGATGTTACCAAAAATGTTGTAATTCCAGAACTAAAAAGACTTGAAAACTATCTTTGCGATATTGCAGAGCGCGAATGTGCAACACCACAAGTTGGGCGCACTCACGGACAGCATGCAGTTCCAATCACTTTTGGCTGGGAAATTGCAGAATTTGTTGCCCGACTTGGAAAATCAATTTTAAAAATCGAAGAACTTTCAGACAATCTTGTTGGAAAACTGGCAGGTCCTGTAGGTGCATACAATGGTCCTTCTATGATTGTAAAGGATCCTGAAGAATTGGAAAAAATTTATGTAGAGTTTTTGGGATTAAAGCCTTCTGAATATTCAAATCAGCTTGTTGAAGTGGAGCATGTTCTTAGACTTTTGCTCGAGATGAACGTTGCCTTTGGAATTATTGCAAACCTTGCCGATGATTTGCGTAATCTTCAACGTTCTGAAATTGGCGAAGTTTTTGAATATTTTGCTGCAACTCAAGTGGGCTCTTCTACGATGCCTCAAAAACGAAATCCTTGGAACAGCGAACACGTAAAGTCTTTGTGGAAGGCGATGTGTCCGCGCGTTATAACTTTTTATATGGATCAGATTTCTGAACACCAGCGTGATTTGACAAATTCTGCTTCTCAACGATTTATTGCCGACTATGTTGCTGGTTTTACTATGGCAGTTGCAAGGATGAACAGCGTAGTCAAAGGCTTGCAGGCTGACAAAGAAGGCATGGCACGCAATCTTGAAAATGCTGGCGGAAAAGTCAAAGGCGGTGTTCTTGCAGAACCTGCGTATATTTTGCTCGGAGAAGCTGGCTATAACGACGGACACGAAATTATCAGAAACATAACACTCGAAGCCGAAAAGACTGGAAAAACATTTTTTGAAGTTCTAAAAACTCACGAAAAAGAATACAAAGATATCACCGCACAACTGGAAAAACTTGGAATTGAAAACCCGGCAAACTTTTTTGAACACCCTGCAAATTACTGCGGTCTGGCTGCAAAAAAATCTGCAAGGCTCGCAAAAAAATATCGCGAGCTGATGAATTAATTTTATTTTGCTCTTCTAGTTGCGTTTTAATTTACAAGCGCCTCGTTAGAACGCAACTAAATTTATGAGTTTTGAACTTCTTCCTGGTGTAAAAATTCGTTTAGTTCTTCTATAACTTCTTCCGGGTCAATTCCGTGTCCCATTGCCGCTTCTTCTAAAGTTTCAAGTTGCGAAGCAAAACAGCCAACACAGTGCATTCCCATCATCATAAGTGGCTCAACAAGTTGAGGATATTCTTTTACAAGGGTTGAAATCAACATATCTTTTTTTATTTTTTTATCGTCGGTTTTGGCATTTAAATCCTGCTGCATAAAATTCTCCGAAATAAATATCTGTATTTAAAAATATAATGATTTTATTCAATATCGTGTGGATTAGGCTCTATAAATTGATGTAATATTTATCCGACTGGATTTTAACTGCCTGTCGGTGCGACTGTGCGACAAAAGCGGAAGGGTCTACTTGTAGCCCCGCTGCCCGCTTGCGAGCTTCCAACGGCAAGGGATTGGAGTGGCGGCGAAGCCGTCGACCGCAGGAGCGCAAGCGACGAGGACGATGAGCGTTAGCGAACCACGCAAAGCCCGTTTTTTGCGAAACGCCAGTTGAGTAAAAAGCCGCCCGTAAATTCATGAAAAAAATGGGTTATGGATATTTAATTTTAATATTTGATGTGAATCTGGTTTTGGATTCTACGCTTTTTAGGAGCAAAACGATATGGAAGATTTTGGATTTTTGAGAGTTGCTGCGGTCTCGCCTGAGGTTTGTGTTGCGGATGTCGAAAAAAACACTCGCGTAATTTGCAATACGATTGATGAATTAAAGGAGCAGGGAGTTCAACTTGCGGTGTTTCCTGAACTTTGCATAACTGGCTACACTTGTGCAGACCTTTTTTTTCAGGATGAATTGCTGGCAAGTGCGAAAAAATCTCTTTTAAAAATCCTTCTTCATGCGGACAAAATTGCAGTTTTGGTTGGTCTTCCGTTAAAAGCGATGAACGGAGTGTTGTACAACTGTGCCGCTTTGTTGTGCGGAAAAACGATAAGAATTTATCCAAAAACTTTTGTTCCAAATTATGCTGAATTTTACGAAAAGCGATGGTTTACTTCTTATGCAGGCGAGCAGGGACTTTTTGAATACGAAACTGGCGGTCTTGTAAAACTGAATACAGAAGCGAATGGTTTTACTGGTGCGATTCTCGGCTGTGAAATTTGCGAAGATGCTTGGGTTAGTGTTTCGCCTTCTGCAATTTCCTGCTTAAACGGAGCAAATGTGATTGCAAACCTTTCTGCTGGAAACGAATTGATTGGTAAATCTTCCTACAGAAAAAATCTTATTTCAATCAACAGTGCAAAAAATATCTGCGCTTACATTTATGCAAACGCAGGCGTTGGAGAGTCCACTCAGGATTTGGTATTTTCCGGACATTCTTTGATTTGTGAAAACGGTTCGGTGCTTAAAGAAAAAAATCCTTTTGATGAAAGTTCTTCTTATATAATTTGCGACATAGATTTGCAGAAAATAAATTATGAACGAAGGCGAACAGAAACTTTTGGTCAGCCTAATCTGTTAAAAAAGTCAGAATTGAAGTTTGAAGAGATAACTGTTGCGTCTACAGATTTTGCGTCTTTAAAAAGAAAGGTCGAAGGCAAGCCTTTTGTTCCTTCTTCTGCTGTCGAATGTAAACAAAGATGTGAAGAAATTTCTCGATTGCAGGCGTGGGCTCTTGTAAAGAGAATTTCCCATGTGAATGCGAAAACCGTTGTTGTTGGAATTTCTGGCGGGCTTGATTCAACGCTTGCTCTTTTGGTTTGTTGCCAAGCGTTTGACATTTTAAAAAAAGACAGAAAAGAAATTCACGCTATTACGATGCCAGGTTTTGGAACCACAGGAAGAACTTACGAAAATGCAAAAAAACTCGCGCTTTGTTGCGGCGTAACCTTGGTTGAAATTTCTATAAAGGAATGTGCGAAAAAACACCTTGAAGATTTGAATCATCCTTTGGATTTATATGATACGACTTACGAAAATGCACAGGCACGCGAAAGGACGCAAGTTCTATTCGACTACGCAAATATGCATTCGGGGCTTGTGCTGGGGACTGGCGACCTTTCGGAACTCGCTTTGGGCTGGTGCACTTACAATGGTGACCAGATGAGCAATTATTCTGTAAATTCTTCGATTCCTAAAACGCTTGTTCGCTATCTGGTAAATTTTTATGCTGAAGAATCTCAAGAAAAAAATAGGGTTTTGAGCAAAACTTTAAACGATATAATTTCCACACCTGTAAGCCCAGAGCTTTTGCCTCCAGATAAAGATGGAAACATTGCCCAAAAGACAGAAAACTCAATCGGTTCTTATCTTCTCCACGACTTTTTTATATATAACACTCTTCGAAACGGTTTTTCGCCAAAAAAGATTTTCTTTTTGGCAAAGGCTGCAATTTCTCAGGGCAGTTTAGAAAAATTCAGCGACGAGGCGATAATCAAAACGATGAAAACTTTTTACAATAGATTTTTTTCTCAGCAATTTAAAAGGTCTTGCATGAGCGACGGCGTAAAAGTTGGAAGCGTAAGCCTTTCTCCACGAGGCGACTGGAGAATGCCAAGCGATGCAAGTGCAAAACTGTGGCTGGATGCTGTGGAAGAATTGGAAAAAGAAATCTTAAAATCGTAGATTTTTTTTAATACAGTGTTTCGCCTAAAAGCCGTGCTATAAGTTGAACTGCCATGACTGCGGTTTCGTTTCTTACGTCGAGTATAGGATTAACCTCTACAACTTCCATCGACTCTACAAGACCCAAAGAACTCATTTCTTCCATAAGTAAGAGCGCTTCTCTGTATGTAAGCCCACCAGGCACTGGCACTCCTGTTCCCGGTGCTATGCTTGGATCTAGCGAATCCATATCAAAACTAACATGAACGCAGTCGCAATGTGTCCTAAAAAATCTTTTTACTTTTTTTATTATTTCGTCAAGACCACAGCGATCTATGTCGCTAATTGTAAAAACTGTAACTCCTGCCTTATGCATTAGTTCTTTTTCTTTTGGATCTAAATCGCGAATTCCGACAAAGCAGATATTTTTTGGGTCGATTTTTCGCTCTGGTTCGTAAAGCTTTACAAGCTCTTCTAATCCGTATCCTGCGCATGCTGCCAAGCATTGCCCATGAATGTTTCCTGTTATAGAAATATCCGCAGTGTTAAAATCTCCGTGCGCATCTACGTAAAGAACTCCCAGTTTTTTGCCAGATTTTTTACAGCTTGCGTTTAATCCTGCAACCGAACCCAAAACGATGGAATGATCGCCACCCAAAACAAGCGGAAATTCGCCTTTGTTTTTTGAAAGTTCAACTTTTTGCGCAACTTGCTCGCAAACTTTTACAATCGGTTTTAGATATTTTGCATTGGGATTATCTCCTACTTCCGCATATTCTTGTGGCAGGATATCCATCTGCTCTTTATCCGAAATTACATTTAAAGAAAGGGATTCAAGTTTGTTTCTAAGACCTGCCAAACGGATTGCAGAAGGTCCCATGTCGCTTCCGTGGCGTTTTCCGCCGTAATCAAGTGGAACTTCAATTATGTGCACATTCATGCTTCCTATGATACTGATTTAGAAAGTTAAAATGCAAGAGAGTTTTATAAATTAAAACGCAGCCGAAATCTATGCAAAATCTCCTTTTGATATTCCTCGCTTGAACTGGTTTTATTTCTGCTTTAAAATCAAACTATGTACTACTTTATAGTGAACGAATACGGCGGTTCAGGGCAGGCGCGCAGAACTTGGGAGCGAGTTCAATCTGTTTTGGACGAACAAAAAATAAAATATCAAAAATTTGTGCCAGAATGCAAAGGTTATTCCGCTGTTCTGGCAGAGCATATTTCAGAACTGGAAGACGACGACATTCGCCTAGTAGTTGTTGGCGGCGACGGAACTGTAAACGAGGTTTTGAATGGAATACGAAGTTTTGAGCGAATAAAATTTGGCGTAATTCCGACAGGTTCTGGCAACGATTTTTGCCGTGGCTTAAAACTTCCACTAAAAGATGTAGAAAAAATTACGCGAATGATTTTATCTTCAAAACAAACAAAAAATATAGATTTAGGAATAGTGAGTTCTGGAGGCAGGCGAAGAATTTTTGCAATATCGTCTGGCTTTGGGCTGAATGCAATCGTTGGAACAGGAATAAATACTTCCAAGATAAAAGTTTTTATGAACAAGCTTCACTTAAATTCAATGAGTTATGCACTACTGACAATAAAAACATTGTTTTCGATGAAAACCTGTAATTTTAAATTGAGTTTTAACGGCGAACCTTTGCAGGAGTTTGACAGAGCGATATTTTTGGCAGCGATGAATTTTCCGTGCGAGGGCGGTGGAGTTCCAATGGCGCCAAATGCGACAGCGAACGACGGCAAATTGAGTTTTACGCTTGCGGCGAGAATTCCCAAATGGAAGTGTTTTTTTGCGTTTCCATTTCTTCTGGCAGCAAAACAGCATTTAATCAAAGGCTTTTTTACAAGAGATGCAAAAACTTTGGATGTTTTTTCTTCGCCAGCAACAATAAGCCACACGGACGGCGAACTTTTTGGCAATTTGGAAAAAATCCATTATGAATGTCTTCCACAAAAATTAAAATTGCTTATTTAACAAGCACAAAAAGCAGAACTTGCATTTTATAAATTGGGCGGCTTTTTGCTGCTCCACTTCGTTTCGCAAAAATCGGGCTTTGCACCCTTCGCTAACGCTCATCGTCCTCGTCGCTTTGCTCCTGCGGTCGACGGCAGTGCCGCCACTCCAACCCCTTGCTGCTGTAAGCTCGCAGGCGGGCAGCGGGGCTACAAGTAGACCCTGCCGCATTCGTCGCACATGAGGTGCGACCTACAAGCAATGCTGACAGTTTTGGAGTATTTTCTGTATTCTATTCTTTTAGAACAGGCATCTGTTCGTTTGGATTTTCTTGTGGTTTTTCTTGCAAATTGTTTTCAACTTTCATTTTTAAGTCTTCTGCTTTTACAGAAAAAATTGAGCGTAGATTTCCTGTTGAAAGTTGTGTTTCTGGTGAACCGTCAATTTGAATATAAGCTGTGTTTGCAGCAGAACCAGATTTTCCGATATTCACTTTTCTTACGGTTTTTCCATTTTTTAATGCCGTCAATTCCATCGCAGTGTTGTCTAAAAATCCGTATCGTTCCAATTCGCTCGTTGCAGAAGAGCGGCTTATAATTCCCAATGTTTTTATCGAAGAAATTGCCTGTGTCAATTCCTGGACTTTTTTGTCGTCTGCCGCCTGTTTTTCATCGCCAACATACCAAAGTCCGCCCTCTAAAGAAAGTTTTATAATCCCGTCCTGATTTTTTATCTGGAGACAGTCTATTTTTTCTTTTAACTTGTATGTTTTTACAGGCGAGCGATTTGAAACTACAAGTTGAACCGCATATATCGCTGCAAGGATTGCAATCGCTGATAATAAAAATATTTTTCTCGATTTCATCTTCTATATTTCCTTAAAATTTTGTCAATTTAATTTTCTAATTTTTTATTTCGCGCTCATCGTCTGGATTGTATTTCTGCCTGATTGCATTTTTTCTTGCATTGAATTTTAAAAGCGAAATCAAGCCTGCAAGGGCAACCAGAACAACAAGCCCAAACTGATTAAAATACTTTACAAATTGAACGAGTGCCCCATTTTTTGCGCGCAGAGTGTTTAAACTCAAGCCTTTTGTCCTCATGTTTGCAAGGTCGGCTTCGCCGTTCATATAGTCAATCGTGTTTCTTACAAACATTGCAACTGGCTGCTTGCCACTTTCGTCCATCACCTGCCCTGTCGTTATTTTTGAAGTGCCAACCACAAAAACTTTTCCGTTTTGTACGCTCTTTGAATAGTGATTACTAAAATTTACTTCTCCCGAAGTTTTTTGCTCTGGATTTTCTTCAAAAGCGCTTTTGAATTTTCCTTCTAATAAAACGGCAAGATTTTCACTTTTCATAGCAGAAGAATCAGCAGGTTTTCTTATCATCTGCGGAATTGCGGTAACCTTGTCCTGTAAAAGCCAGGATTTTTTTGAAGAGCGGGCGAGAATCGTAGTTTTTATGTCTTTGTCCTTTATCGCTTCGGAAACATCGATGGAACTATTTTGCAGCATTATTACATAACCCAGATTTTTTGTGATTGGATTTTTTCTGTCCATATTTGACTTTTGCAAGAGCGGAGCAAAATACAGCGGAGTTGAGCCGGAACGTGCATCCTGATTTACATAGCAGTTTTCGTCCATTACATAATCGCTTCCGACGGAAAGTCCATATTTTGAAAAGAGTTTTTCAAGTCCGGTTTCTGTTTTTTTGTATTGTGGCATTTCGTAGTATGCGGCTTGTCCCTGTGGAAGAATTTCTTCAAAGCTATCCGCAAAGAATACGAGATTTCCGCCCTGCATCAAAAACTGGTCTAATCTGTAAAGTTCTTCATCTTCAAATTTATCTTTTGGACCATTTACAACTATGCATTTTATTCCAGAAGGAATTTCTTGTTTTAAGTTTAATTCTTTAAATTCGTATCTGTCGGAAATTATAGAGTTAAAAGTTGCCGCAGTTTGCTCGTAACCGTCTGTCTGTGCAAGTTCAAGTTCCCTATGGCCTTTTACATAACCAATCACATTCGGTTTAGAAACAAGGCTCTTTAAATTTTCTGCAAGGTCTTCTTCTAAAGTATCGAGCCCTGAAATTCCGTTCCCAAAAAAACTTCTGGTCATTCTTACGGGTAGCGTCCTGAAATTTCCGTCGTATTGGAGCACAAGACCTAAAATCGCATTTCCATCGCCGTCTTTAGAAGTCCA
This portion of the Treponema pectinovorum genome encodes:
- a CDS encoding GldG family protein, translated to MKKFIDYIKNPKSDFILALIAILLLNLVMSKAYFRLDLTSPRSYSLSESSKQIVKTLEEPLSVKVFFSKNLPAPYNSVDTYIKDLLQEYKNAANHNFSVEFFDMEKDENQKIASGYGLNQIQIQELKNNEVGFKQAWMGLTISYADRTENIDSITSSEGLEYSLTTAMSRLISTTSALAGLKGKAKLTLYSTKKLSQFNISGFKNLEQTVSAAYKEVNKKNMDRIDFEVVDPPEQEIPQLSQRYGIQSINWTSKDGDGNAILGLVLQYDGNFRTLPVRMTRSFFGNGISGLDTLEEDLAENLKSLVSKPNVIGYVKGHRELELAQTDGYEQTAATFNSIISDRYEFKELNLKQEIPSGIKCIVVNGPKDKFEDEELYRLDQFLMQGGNLVFFADSFEEILPQGQAAYYEMPQYKKTETGLEKLFSKYGLSVGSDYVMDENCYVNQDARSGSTPLYFAPLLQKSNMDRKNPITKNLGYVIMLQNSSIDVSEAIKDKDIKTTILARSSKKSWLLQDKVTAIPQMIRKPADSSAMKSENLAVLLEGKFKSAFEENPEQKTSGEVNFSNHYSKSVQNGKVFVVGTSKITTGQVMDESGKQPVAMFVRNTIDYMNGEADLANMRTKGLSLNTLRAKNGALVQFVKYFNQFGLVVLVALAGLISLLKFNARKNAIRQKYNPDDEREIKN